One genomic segment of Clostridium saccharoperbutylacetonicum N1-4(HMT) includes these proteins:
- a CDS encoding Nif3-like dinuclear metal center hexameric protein — protein MKVKEIIDRIMNKFGGVKFEQTCDQLISGSFDMEVTGVVTTFMATVDVIKQAIDCGANFVITHEPTYYTGEDKIEWIKDDPIYLEKKKILDEHGIAIWRFHDHMHAAPFDLIYEGVLKEIGWKDYLIKGLQFPHCYEIPEMSLRELAEFFKEKLEMEVIQIVGSPDTRCKRAGFLVGGGSLGLGVEEMPMILMKEQNLDVMICGDITEWTLCPYIRDAAALGMNKAMLVLGHERSEEAGMKYMAEWLEPMLEGTSVHFIDAKEPFIYL, from the coding sequence GTGAAAGTAAAAGAAATTATTGATAGAATTATGAATAAGTTTGGTGGGGTTAAATTTGAACAAACGTGTGATCAACTTATAAGTGGTAGTTTTGATATGGAAGTAACAGGTGTCGTAACTACTTTCATGGCCACTGTAGACGTAATTAAACAAGCTATTGATTGTGGAGCAAACTTTGTTATCACTCATGAACCAACTTATTACACAGGTGAGGATAAAATAGAATGGATAAAAGATGATCCAATATACTTAGAAAAGAAAAAAATTCTTGATGAACATGGTATTGCAATTTGGAGATTTCACGATCATATGCATGCTGCACCATTTGATTTAATTTATGAGGGAGTACTAAAAGAAATTGGATGGAAAGATTATTTGATAAAGGGACTGCAATTTCCACATTGCTATGAAATACCAGAGATGTCGTTAAGAGAGTTAGCAGAGTTTTTTAAGGAAAAATTAGAAATGGAGGTTATTCAAATTGTTGGTTCTCCAGATACTAGATGTAAAAGAGCAGGATTTCTAGTTGGCGGAGGAAGTTTAGGACTTGGTGTAGAAGAAATGCCTATGATTCTAATGAAAGAACAAAATTTAGATGTCATGATATGTGGCGATATTACAGAGTGGACTTTATGTCCTTATATTCGTGATGCTGCTGCATTAGGTATGAATAAAGCTATGCTAGTATTAGGGCATGAGCGTAGTGAAGAAGCAGGTATGAAATATATGGCTGAATGGCTAGAGCCAATGCTGGAAGGAACATCTGTACATTTTATAGATGCAAAAGAACCTTTTATATATTTGTAA
- a CDS encoding LacI family DNA-binding transcriptional regulator — MATIKDVAKIAGVTVTTVSRVLNDRGYISDATRKKVHDAMEELDYKPNELARSLFRKKSNIIGLIIPNVSHPFFAELSNYIEYYAYKEGYKILLCNSYQDSVKEKGYIEMLKRNQVDGIIMGSHTLETSEYINTNLPIVAIDRNLSDKIPFITCDNYHGGVLATNLLINKGCKKLAHISGPLEINTPVNKRYQAFIDVTREKNIEGIVIEAKLDTFEGYKKIVFKLFQDHPDIDGIFASSDIIAASIINVAHYLGKKITEDLKIVGYDDISTASLIVPTLTTIKQPIEYMGKLAIEILIKQMEKEQVNLENVLPINLIERMTT, encoded by the coding sequence ATGGCAACAATTAAAGATGTCGCTAAAATAGCTGGAGTTACAGTTACTACTGTATCCAGAGTTTTAAATGATAGAGGATATATAAGTGATGCTACAAGAAAAAAGGTTCATGATGCTATGGAAGAGCTTGATTATAAGCCAAATGAATTGGCTAGATCTTTATTTAGAAAAAAATCTAATATTATAGGTCTTATAATTCCAAATGTATCACATCCTTTTTTTGCTGAATTAAGTAATTATATAGAATATTATGCTTATAAAGAAGGATACAAAATTTTACTATGCAATTCTTACCAAGATAGCGTCAAAGAAAAAGGTTATATAGAAATGTTAAAAAGAAATCAAGTTGATGGAATCATAATGGGGAGCCACACTTTAGAAACTTCAGAATATATTAATACAAATCTGCCTATTGTAGCAATTGATAGAAACTTATCCGATAAAATTCCATTTATCACGTGTGATAATTACCATGGTGGAGTTTTAGCCACAAACCTGTTAATAAATAAAGGCTGCAAAAAGTTGGCACATATAAGTGGTCCTTTAGAAATAAATACTCCAGTAAATAAACGATATCAAGCCTTCATTGATGTTACTAGAGAAAAAAATATTGAAGGTATTGTTATTGAAGCAAAATTAGATACCTTTGAAGGATATAAGAAAATAGTCTTTAAATTGTTTCAAGATCATCCTGATATAGATGGAATATTTGCCAGCAGTGATATAATAGCTGCTTCAATTATTAACGTTGCTCATTATCTTGGTAAAAAAATAACAGAAGACTTAAAAATAGTAGGTTATGATGACATTAGTACCGCTTCATTAATAGTTCCTACTCTTACTACAATAAAGCAGCCCATTGAATATATGGGAAAATTGGCTATCGAAATTTTAATAAAACAAATGGAAAAAGAGCAGGTAAATTTAGAAAATGTTTTACCTATAAATTTAATAGAGAGAATGACTACTTAA
- a CDS encoding carbohydrate kinase family protein: MFHFNDTLNFENKDIDVFTIGELLIDMISNDYGDDFNCNNYTKYFGGSPANITMNIKKLGGTSAIAACVGKDSFGNFLIQQLETNNINTNYINRVESSTSMVVVTKSKTTPIPIFYRGADYNLDYNAKLDSALKNSKIVHFSCWPISQKNSRITIEKVIEEARKNHVIIGFDPNYHNLIWESGHNGIEYIKNLISKVDIIKPSEVDAERIFGPDTPANQVKKFINLGAKLVIMTLGKDGAIVTNGIETITFQTLATEIIDTTGAGDAFWSGFYTGMVKGYTLNDALNLGFGVSAFNLKYVGAIVNLPTIQEIKNIYNI; this comes from the coding sequence ATGTTTCACTTTAATGATACCTTAAATTTTGAAAATAAAGATATTGATGTATTTACAATAGGAGAATTGTTAATAGATATGATCTCTAATGATTATGGTGATGATTTTAATTGTAATAATTATACTAAATATTTTGGAGGCTCACCTGCCAATATCACCATGAATATAAAAAAATTAGGTGGAACTTCTGCTATTGCAGCATGTGTAGGCAAAGATAGTTTTGGTAATTTCCTAATTCAACAGCTAGAAACTAATAATATCAATACTAATTATATTAACAGAGTTGAGTCCTCTACTAGTATGGTAGTTGTTACTAAAAGTAAAACAACTCCTATCCCAATATTTTATCGTGGTGCAGATTACAACTTAGACTATAATGCAAAACTTGATTCAGCATTGAAAAACTCTAAAATAGTTCATTTTTCATGCTGGCCTATATCTCAAAAGAATTCTAGAATTACTATTGAAAAAGTAATTGAAGAAGCTAGAAAAAATCATGTCATTATAGGATTTGATCCAAATTATCATAATCTGATTTGGGAATCTGGACATAATGGAATAGAATATATCAAAAATCTTATAAGCAAAGTTGATATAATCAAACCTTCTGAAGTAGATGCTGAAAGAATCTTTGGACCAGATACACCTGCAAATCAAGTAAAGAAATTTATAAATTTGGGCGCAAAGCTTGTAATAATGACTCTTGGAAAAGATGGTGCCATAGTAACCAATGGTATAGAAACTATTACATTCCAAACTCTGGCAACAGAAATAATTGACACTACTGGTGCTGGAGATGCATTTTGGTCAGGGTTTTATACTGGAATGGTTAAAGGTTATACTTTAAATGACGCCTTAAATCTTGGCTTTGGAGTAAGTGCTTTCAATCTAAAATATGTAGGTGCTATTGTCAATTTACCTACTATTCAAGAAATTAAAAACATTTATAATATATAA
- a CDS encoding alpha/beta hydrolase encodes MSYEEKVLPELLPILQSNEKIDLTKNLEEMRNFAVPPIEKSVNVLTATRRIKESELLVKIYEPKNRQNSKLPAVVWIHGGGYILGNADGDDGLCECFVMEVNCVVVSIDYRLAPEHPYPAAIEDCYAGLKWTVDNAEELKIDASRIAIAGASAGGGLTAALALMARDRGEIKIAFQMPLYPMLDDRNVTPSSYEINEENLPKAWNREANEIAWKMYLGNNNSEQIPCYAAPSRAKDLTGLPPVYTFIGQLDPFRDETLEYVARLAQAGVPVEFHLYPGCFHGFDSIFNNAKISRRARSECINALSQALNIKAQ; translated from the coding sequence ATGTCTTACGAAGAAAAAGTTTTGCCAGAATTGTTGCCAATATTACAAAGTAACGAAAAAATTGATTTGACTAAGAATTTGGAAGAGATGAGGAACTTCGCGGTACCACCTATAGAAAAGTCTGTTAATGTACTCACAGCCACTCGTAGAATTAAGGAATCAGAGCTATTGGTCAAAATTTATGAACCTAAGAATAGGCAAAATTCAAAATTGCCAGCAGTAGTTTGGATTCATGGTGGTGGTTATATACTTGGTAATGCTGACGGAGATGATGGATTATGTGAATGTTTTGTTATGGAAGTCAATTGTGTTGTAGTTTCAATTGATTATAGGTTGGCACCAGAGCACCCATATCCGGCGGCAATAGAAGATTGTTATGCAGGACTTAAGTGGACTGTTGATAATGCAGAGGAACTAAAAATAGATGCTTCAAGAATTGCAATTGCAGGAGCTAGCGCTGGAGGTGGCTTAACAGCGGCATTAGCCTTGATGGCTCGTGATAGAGGTGAAATAAAGATTGCATTTCAGATGCCTTTGTATCCAATGCTAGACGATCGAAATGTAACCCCTTCAAGTTATGAAATCAACGAAGAAAACTTACCGAAAGCGTGGAATAGAGAAGCTAATGAGATTGCATGGAAAATGTATTTAGGTAATAATAATTCAGAGCAAATTCCTTGCTATGCTGCTCCGAGCAGAGCTAAGGATTTGACAGGGCTTCCGCCTGTATATACATTTATAGGGCAACTGGATCCTTTCAGAGATGAAACTTTAGAGTATGTTGCACGATTAGCTCAGGCTGGCGTTCCTGTTGAGTTTCATTTATATCCAGGATGTTTTCATGGCTTTGATTCAATTTTTAATAATGCAAAGATCAGCAGGCGAGCTAGAAGTGAGTGTATAAATGCACTGTCGCAGGCATTAAATATTAAGGCACAATAA
- a CDS encoding transposase has translation MNVADFVLRKELSLDSEELFLINTPKYSLVLNTQENIWNKLKNCIFSTSDFISIDELFDSVNSI, from the coding sequence TTGAACGTAGCAGATTTTGTTCTAAGGAAAGAGCTGTCACTTGATAGCGAAGAATTGTTCTTAATAAATACTCCAAAATATTCTCTAGTGTTGAATACACAAGAAAATATCTGGAATAAATTAAAAAATTGTATTTTTAGTACTAGTGATTTTATATCTATTGATGAACTTTTTGACTCAGTGAATTCAATTTAA
- the gtfA gene encoding sucrose phosphorylase — MAIKNQVQLITYPDSLGGDLKTLNNILLKYFSDIFKGGVHILPPFPSSGDRGFAPLTYFEIDPKFGTWEDIRHIGENFDVLLDLMVNHISKESEFFQDFLEHGKKSEYADLFLTLDKIWSDGKPVQEDISKMFLRRRQPYSTFTISETGEEETVWTTFGKEDPSEQIDFDINSPKVKELLKDFLTNFSKQNVKIVRLDAVGYVIKKLGTSCFFIEPEIYKFIDWITELATSLGLELLPEVHAHYTTQFKLAEHGSWIYDFILPYRILDTLINKSNSELYKYLKVRPHKQFTMLDCHDGIPVKPDLDDLINTKDAKNLVDLCVERGSNLSLIYSDAHKAKDGFDVHQIRCSYYSVLNCDDDAYLAARAIQFFTPGIPQVYYVGLLAGKNDEENVKLTGEGREINRHNFTSIEIEQEVQKEVVQRLLKLIKFRNEYPAFNGEFNIVNSEDDEIILSWKKDKKFCTLNICLQTNKSVIEYVDDNGDILIYNI, encoded by the coding sequence ATGGCAATTAAAAATCAAGTACAACTTATTACTTATCCTGATTCTCTTGGTGGAGATTTAAAGACTCTTAATAACATACTTTTAAAATATTTTTCTGATATATTTAAAGGCGGCGTTCATATACTTCCTCCATTCCCTTCTTCAGGAGACAGAGGCTTTGCACCATTAACTTACTTTGAAATTGACCCTAAATTCGGTACTTGGGAAGATATTAGACACATTGGTGAAAATTTTGATGTTCTTTTAGACTTAATGGTAAACCATATTTCCAAAGAATCCGAATTTTTTCAGGACTTCTTAGAACACGGAAAAAAATCAGAATATGCTGATCTTTTCCTCACATTAGATAAAATTTGGAGTGATGGAAAGCCTGTTCAAGAAGATATTTCTAAGATGTTCTTACGAAGAAGACAACCTTATTCAACTTTCACTATAAGCGAAACTGGTGAAGAGGAAACTGTTTGGACTACTTTTGGAAAAGAAGATCCTTCTGAGCAAATAGACTTTGATATTAATTCACCAAAAGTTAAGGAATTATTAAAAGATTTTCTTACAAACTTCAGCAAACAAAATGTCAAAATAGTTAGATTAGATGCTGTTGGATATGTAATTAAAAAATTAGGAACCAGCTGCTTTTTCATTGAACCAGAAATTTATAAGTTTATTGACTGGATTACAGAACTGGCGACTTCTTTAGGACTTGAACTACTTCCTGAAGTTCATGCTCACTACACAACCCAATTTAAGTTAGCAGAACATGGTAGCTGGATATATGATTTTATACTTCCTTATAGAATTCTTGATACATTAATAAATAAATCTAACTCAGAACTTTACAAATATTTAAAAGTTCGTCCTCATAAACAATTTACAATGCTGGACTGCCATGATGGCATTCCTGTTAAGCCTGACTTAGATGACTTAATAAACACTAAAGACGCTAAGAATTTAGTTGATCTCTGTGTGGAAAGAGGTTCAAACTTAAGTCTCATTTACTCTGATGCACATAAAGCTAAAGATGGCTTTGATGTTCATCAAATAAGATGCTCTTATTATTCAGTTTTGAACTGTGATGATGATGCTTATCTTGCTGCAAGAGCGATTCAATTTTTCACCCCTGGTATCCCTCAAGTATACTATGTAGGCTTGTTAGCAGGAAAAAATGATGAAGAGAATGTAAAACTAACTGGTGAAGGCCGTGAAATAAATAGACACAACTTCACATCTATAGAAATTGAACAAGAAGTCCAAAAAGAAGTTGTTCAAAGACTTCTTAAACTTATAAAATTTAGAAATGAATATCCAGCATTTAATGGTGAATTCAATATTGTAAATTCTGAAGATGACGAAATAATTCTCTCATGGAAAAAAGATAAAAAATTCTGTACATTAAACATATGTCTTCAAACAAACAAATCAGTTATTGAATATGTTGATGATAATGGAGATATATTAATATACAATATTTAA